Proteins found in one Megalobrama amblycephala isolate DHTTF-2021 linkage group LG5, ASM1881202v1, whole genome shotgun sequence genomic segment:
- the asxl2 gene encoding putative Polycomb group protein ASXL2 isoform X4: MRERQKKKKGRTWAEAAKTVLEKYPNTPMSHKEILQVIQRERLKEIRSGTSPLACLNAMLHTNSRGEEGIFYKVPGRMGVYTLKKDIGDVAKELSEEDSEDSSDNMSDTRCSENTSTTTYSKDGRRGRWKRRVPAKLQSQPSSPQSRCSSPSVSSSKLMSPSQKHSKKALKQALKQQQQRNQRRQCGIPNASSPRLLLKTVKDMAHDSSKSSWELKQTERCPASPQNSTSSSSSSVKADVCHATGARKVSQRSSRLNARQLRRTKCEIDVETPDSILVNTNLRALINKHTFSMLPTECQQKLLKMLPEVDQQASMDGALKVTSSALNNEFFTSAAQSWKERLSEGEFTPELRLRMRQEIEKEKKVELWKEHFFESYYGEHVIPLT; this comes from the exons GTGCTTGAGAAGTACCCCAACACACCGATGAGTCATAAAGAGATCCTGCAAGTCATTCAGAGAGAAAGGCTTAAGGAGATAAG AAG TGGGACTTCCCCTCTTGCCTGTCTCAATGCCATGCTCCACACAAACTCACGTGGAGAGGAAGGGATCTTCTACAAGGTCCCCGGTCGAATGGGAGTCTATACACTGAAG AAGGACATTGGAGATGTGGCAAAGGAACTGTCAGAAGAGGATTCAGAGGACAGCAGTGATAACATGTCTGATACCCGATGCTCAGAAAATACCAGCACCACTACCTACAGCAAAGATGGACGCAGAGGAAGGTGGAAGAGGAGAG TGCCAGCAAAACTGCAGTCTCAGCCGTCCTCCCCACAGTCCCGCTGTTCATCTCCATCAGTCTCCAGCAGCAAACTCATGTCCCCGTCACAGAAACACAGCAAGAAGGCCCTCAAACAG GCActgaaacagcagcagcagaggaATCAACGCCGGCAATGTGGAATCCCCAATGCCTCAAGCCCACGGCTGCTCCTCAAGACTGTCAAAGACATGGCTCATGACTCCTCCAAATCCT CCTGGGAGCTGAAACAGACAGAGCGCTGCCCTGCCAGTCCACAGAACTCTACCTCCAGCTCGTCCTCCTCCGTCAAAGCAGATGTGTGCCATGCGACCGGTGCCCGCAAGGTGTCTCAGCGCTCCAGTCGGCTCAATGCCA GACAACTGAGGCGTACCAAGTGTGAGATAGATGTTGAGACACCAGATTCCATCCTTGTCAACACTAACTTGCGAGCGCTGATCAACAAGCACACATTCTCAATGTTGCCTACAGAGTGTCAACAGAAGCTTCTTAAGATGCTGCCAGAGGTTGACCAGCAG GCTAGTATGGATGGAGCATTGAAAGTGACCAGCTCTGCCCTGAACAATGAATTCTTCACATCAGCAGCACAATCTTGGAAGGAGAGGTTGTCAGAGG GTGAGTTTACCCCAGAGTTGAGACTGAGAATGCGGCAAGAAATTGAGAAGGAAAAGAAGGTGGAACTTTGGAAAGAGCATTTCTTTGAGAGTTACTATGGTGAACA tgtgatcCCGCTCACGTAG